From the Holosporales bacterium genome, the window GAAAGCTTAGGACCTAGCTTGATAGGCTTCGGAAATTTACCTTCTTTGGCCCACTGCCAGATAGTAGTCCTCCCAACTGGGATTAGCTCAAGTACCTGTGGCAGCCTTAAGAAACATGACGCTTCTGCGCCTTTA encodes:
- a CDS encoding AlpA family phage regulatory protein — protein: MGYPINLIKGAEASCFLRLPQVLELIPVGRTTIWQWAKEGKFPKPIKLGPKLS